A stretch of Gorilla gorilla gorilla isolate KB3781 chromosome 9, NHGRI_mGorGor1-v2.1_pri, whole genome shotgun sequence DNA encodes these proteins:
- the LOC101139367 gene encoding caspase-4 — MAEGNHRKKPLKMLESLGKDFLTGVLDNLVEQNVLNWKEEEKKKYYDAKTEDKVRVMADSIQEKQRMAGQMLLQTFFNIDQISPNKKAHPNMEAGPPESGESTDALKLCPHEEFLRLCKERAEEIYPIKERNNRTRLALIICNTEFDHLPPRNGADFDITGMKELLEGLDYSVDVEENLTARDMESVLRAFATRPEHKSSDSTFLVLMSHGILEGICGTVHDEKKPDVLLYDTIFQIFNNRNCLSLKDKPKVIIVQACRGANRGELWVRDSPATLEVASSQSSENLEEDAVYKTHVEKDFIAFCSSTPHNVSWRDSTMGSIFITQLITCFQKYSWCCHLEEVFRKVQQSFETPRAKAQMPTIERLSMTRYFYLFPGN; from the exons AAGGCAACCACAGAAAAAAGCCACTTAAAATGTTGGAATCCCTGGGCAAAGATTTCCTCACTGGTGTTTTGGATAACTTGGTGGAACAAAATGTACTGAActggaaggaagaggaaaaaaagaaatattatgatGCTAAAACTGAAGACAAAGTTCGGGTCATGGCAGACTCTATCCAAGAGAAGCAACGTATGGCAGGACAAATGCTTCTTCAAACCTTTTTTAACATAGACCAAATATCCCCCAATAAAAAAG CTCATCCGAATATGGAGGCTGGACcacctgagtcaggagaatctacAGATGCCCTCAAGCTTTGTCCTCATGAAGAATTCCTGAGACTATGTAAAGAAAGAGCTGAAGAG ATCTATCCAATAAAGGAGAGAAACAACCGCACACGCCTGGCTCTCATCATATGCAATACAGAGTTTGACCATCTGCCTCCGAGGAATGGAGCTGACTTTGACATCACAGGGATGAAGGAGCTACTTGAGGGTCTGGACTATAGTGTAGATGTAGAAGAGAATCTGACAGCCAGG GATATGGAGTCAGTGCTGAGGGCATTTGCTACCAGACCAGAGCACAAGTCCTCTGACAGCACGTTCTTGGTACTCATGTCTCATGGCATCCTGGAGGGAATCTGTGGAACTGTGCATGATGAGAAAAAACCAGATGTGCTGCTTTATGACACCATCTTCCAGATATTCAACAACCGCAACTGCCTCAGTCTGAAGGACAAACCCAAGGTCATCATTGTCCAGGCCTGCAGAGGTG CAAACCGTGGGGAACTGTGGGTCAGAGACTCTCCAGCAACCTTGGAAGTGGCCTCTTCACAGTCATCTGAGAACCTGGAGGAAGATGCTGTTTACAAGACCCACGTGGAGAAGGACTTCATTGCTTTCTGCTCTTCAACGCCAC ACAACGTGTCCTGGAGAGACAGCACAATGGGCTCTATCTTCATCACACAACTCATCACGTGCTTCCAGAAATATTCTTGGTGCTGCCACCTAGAGGAAGTATTTCGGAAG gtacAGCAATCATTTGAAACTCCAAGGGCCAAAGCTCAAATGCCCACCATAGAACGACTGTCCATGACAAGATATTTCTACCTCTTTCCTGGCAATTGA